CCTAACATCTAAAAGTAATATTATTTTCATTTCTATGTTAAGTATATGTTAATTATAGCCTTGTTTACATCTTATGTCAAGAAAAAAATAGATTTTTGTGGTAAACTTTACATAAAGATAACGTATAACTAACCAATAGTTAACATTACTATGTTTTTATCCTTTAAGCGATCAACCCGAAATGTCCCACTCTAAAATTACACCAATCTACAAAAAAGAAAACGCCACCGCCAAAGCGGTGACCTTTTATAAGTACATTATACAGTTATCCATTTTAAAGATTAAAAATTTCAAATATCAAAACCGTCTATAGAAAGTTTTAACTTTTCTGCCAAGGAAATTAATTCTCGAGAGGATAATTTAAGCTCTTGAGACATAGCAGCAATATCATTAGAACCTTCTTTAACCTCTTGACTTTTTATAGCTAAAGTTTGAGCATCACCAGAAGATGATTGGATATTATCAGCTGCACCAACAATACAGTTCTCTATATCTTTAAAAACACTTCCCGCATTTTCAATAACACCTTTACCAGTTAGAGCCTTCTCTTCGACATCAGTTATAGCCTCTAAACTCTCCCTAGAAGTAATCTGAGTTTCATTTATCAACTTTCTAATCTTTCCGGTCGCTTGGCTAGTATTATGGGATAAGACCCTAATTTCTTCTGCAACCACCGCAAAACCACGCCCTTTTTCACCAGCACGAGCAGCCTCTATAGCCGCATTTAGAGCCAACAGGTTAGTTTGTGCAGCAATATCATTAATCAGCTCCACAATATCTTCTATCTGATTTGAGTTACCCACCAGTTGATCAATAGCCTCAACCCCAACTTTTACAGAATCATTTATCTCTTCCATCTTTAAAACAGCATCTTCTAGACAGTTACTACCAACTTCCGTCTTAGAAGATGCTTCTTGAGCAAAAGCACTGGCTTCTTGACTACCAGCAGAAATCTGATCAATACCAAAAATCATGTCATCGATATTAGATACAGCATTTTTAGCTATGAGATCACCCTTCTTAACAGTAGAAGATAACTTTGAGCTAGAAGAAGTTAATGCACTAATCATCTTAGACATATCAGCAATTAATGCTTTAACCTTCCTTGTTGTACCGTTAAAAACATTCAATAGCCTCGCTTCACTATCATTCAATCCATCTAAAGCCAATTGTATGCTAAAATCACCCTTAGCCATCTTATCCAATCCCAACAAGACTTGTTCTATAACCTTCCCACTCAATGAACCAAAGTCAGGATAAGAA
Above is a window of Orenia marismortui DSM 5156 DNA encoding:
- a CDS encoding methyl-accepting chemotaxis protein; protein product: MAKGDFSIQLALDGLNDSEARLLNVFNGTTRKVKALIADMSKMISALTSSSSKLSSTVKKGDLIAKNAVSNIDDMIFGIDQISAGSQEASAFAQEASSKTEVGSNCLEDAVLKMEEINDSVKVGVEAIDQLVGNSNQIEDIVELINDIAAQTNLLALNAAIEAARAGEKGRGFAVVAEEIRVLSHNTSQATGKIRKLINETQITSRESLEAITDVEEKALTGKGVIENAGSVFKDIENCIVGAADNIQSSSGDAQTLAIKSQEVKEGSNDIAAMSQELKLSSRELISLAEKLKLSIDGFDI